Proteins found in one Thalassophryne amazonica chromosome 1, fThaAma1.1, whole genome shotgun sequence genomic segment:
- the chchd7 gene encoding coiled-coil-helix-coiled-coil-helix domain-containing protein 7: MNQSAASFRNEDTNPCLEETRASQKCLDTNNYNRTLCSNYFEQYKNCRKYWHSVMLQRRRTGVKPDMPTAAERRQILAAAVDRPY, encoded by the exons ATGAATCAAAGTGCAGCCAGTTTCCGGAATGAAGACACAAATCCATGCCTTGAA GAAACTCGTGCATCCCAGAAGTGTCTGGATACCAACAACTATAATAGAACATTGTGTTCCAATTATTTTGAGCAATACAAGAACTGTAGGAAGTATTGG CACAGTGTAATGTTACAGAGAAGAAGAACAGGTGTGAAGCCAGACATGCCCACTGCTGCAGAGAGAAGACAAATACTTGCTGCTGCTGTGGACAGACCGTACTGA